A genomic window from Arvicola amphibius chromosome 5, mArvAmp1.2, whole genome shotgun sequence includes:
- the Oprl1 gene encoding nociceptin receptor isoform X2, which yields MESLFPAPFWEVLYGSHFQGNLSLLNETVPHHLLLNSSHSTFLPLGLKVTIVGLYLAVCIGGLLGNCLVMHTKMKTATNIYIFNLALADTLVLLTLPFQGTDILLGFWPFGNVLCKTVIAIDYYNMFTSTFTLTAMSVDRYVAICHPIRALDVRTSSKAQAVNVAIWALASVVGVPVAVMGSAQVEDEEIECLVEIPAPQDYWGPVFAICIFLFSFIIPVLIISVCYSLMIRRLRGVRLLSGSREKDRNLRRITRLVLVVVAVFVGCWTPVQVFVLVQGLGVQPGSETAVAILRFCTALGYVNSCLNPILYAFLDENFKACFRKFCCASALHHREMQVSDRVRSIAKDVGLACKTSETVPRPA from the exons ATGGAGTCCCTCTTCCCTGCCCCATTCTGGGAGGTCTTGTATGGCAGCCACTTTCAAGGCAACCTGTCTCTCCTAAATGAGACTGTACCCCACCACCTGCTGCTCAATTCTAGCCACAGCACCTTCCTGCCCCTTGGACTCAAGGTCACCATCGTGGGGCTCTACTTGGCTGTGTGCATCGGGGGGCTGCTGGGGAACTGCCTCGTCAT GCATACCAAGATGAAGACAGCTAccaacatttatatatttaatctgGCACTGGCTGATACCCTGGTCTTGCTGACACTGCCCTTCCAGGGCACAGATATCCTACTGGGCTTCTGGCCATTTGGGAATGTACTATGCAAGACTGTCATTGCTATTGATTACTACAACATGTTCACTAGCACTTTCACCCTGACTGCCATGAGTGTAGACCGCTACGTGGCCATCTGCCACCCAATTCGTGCTCTTGATGTTCGGACGTCCAGCAAAGCCCAGGCTGTTAATGTGGCCATTTGGGCCCTGGCCTCAGTGGTTGGTGTTCCTGTTGCCGTCATGGGCTCAGCACAAGTGGAGGATGAAG AGATCGAATGCTTGGTGGAGATCCCTGCCCCTCAGGACTACTGGGGCCCTGTGTTTGCCATCTgcatcttccttttctccttcatcaTCCCTGTGCTGATCATCTCTGTCTGCTACAGCCTCATGATTCGGCGACTCCGGGGTGTCCGTCTGCTTTCAGGCTCCCGAGAGAAGGACCGGAACCTGCGTCGTATCACAcggctggtgctggtggtggtggctgtgttTGTGGGCTGCTGGACACCTGTGCAAGTCTTTGTGCTGGTACAAGGACTGGGTGTTCAGCCAGGCAGTGAGACTGCAGTAGCCATTCTGCGCTTCTGCACAGCCCTGGGCTATGTCAACAGCTGTCTCAACCCCATTCTCTATGCTTTCCTGGATGAGAACTTCAAGGCTTGCTTTAGAAAGTTCTGTTGTGCTTCAGCCTTGCACCACCGGGAGATGCAGGTTTCTGATCGTGTGCGCAGCATTGCCAAAGATGTGGGCCTTGCTTGCAAGACTTCTGAGACAGTACCACGGCCGGCATGA
- the Oprl1 gene encoding nociceptin receptor isoform X1, which translates to MESLFPAPFWEVLYGSHFQGNLSLLNETVPHHLLLNSSHSTFLPLGLKVTIVGLYLAVCIGGLLGNCLVMYVILRHTKMKTATNIYIFNLALADTLVLLTLPFQGTDILLGFWPFGNVLCKTVIAIDYYNMFTSTFTLTAMSVDRYVAICHPIRALDVRTSSKAQAVNVAIWALASVVGVPVAVMGSAQVEDEEIECLVEIPAPQDYWGPVFAICIFLFSFIIPVLIISVCYSLMIRRLRGVRLLSGSREKDRNLRRITRLVLVVVAVFVGCWTPVQVFVLVQGLGVQPGSETAVAILRFCTALGYVNSCLNPILYAFLDENFKACFRKFCCASALHHREMQVSDRVRSIAKDVGLACKTSETVPRPA; encoded by the exons ATGGAGTCCCTCTTCCCTGCCCCATTCTGGGAGGTCTTGTATGGCAGCCACTTTCAAGGCAACCTGTCTCTCCTAAATGAGACTGTACCCCACCACCTGCTGCTCAATTCTAGCCACAGCACCTTCCTGCCCCTTGGACTCAAGGTCACCATCGTGGGGCTCTACTTGGCTGTGTGCATCGGGGGGCTGCTGGGGAACTGCCTCGTCATGTATGTCATCCTCAG GCATACCAAGATGAAGACAGCTAccaacatttatatatttaatctgGCACTGGCTGATACCCTGGTCTTGCTGACACTGCCCTTCCAGGGCACAGATATCCTACTGGGCTTCTGGCCATTTGGGAATGTACTATGCAAGACTGTCATTGCTATTGATTACTACAACATGTTCACTAGCACTTTCACCCTGACTGCCATGAGTGTAGACCGCTACGTGGCCATCTGCCACCCAATTCGTGCTCTTGATGTTCGGACGTCCAGCAAAGCCCAGGCTGTTAATGTGGCCATTTGGGCCCTGGCCTCAGTGGTTGGTGTTCCTGTTGCCGTCATGGGCTCAGCACAAGTGGAGGATGAAG AGATCGAATGCTTGGTGGAGATCCCTGCCCCTCAGGACTACTGGGGCCCTGTGTTTGCCATCTgcatcttccttttctccttcatcaTCCCTGTGCTGATCATCTCTGTCTGCTACAGCCTCATGATTCGGCGACTCCGGGGTGTCCGTCTGCTTTCAGGCTCCCGAGAGAAGGACCGGAACCTGCGTCGTATCACAcggctggtgctggtggtggtggctgtgttTGTGGGCTGCTGGACACCTGTGCAAGTCTTTGTGCTGGTACAAGGACTGGGTGTTCAGCCAGGCAGTGAGACTGCAGTAGCCATTCTGCGCTTCTGCACAGCCCTGGGCTATGTCAACAGCTGTCTCAACCCCATTCTCTATGCTTTCCTGGATGAGAACTTCAAGGCTTGCTTTAGAAAGTTCTGTTGTGCTTCAGCCTTGCACCACCGGGAGATGCAGGTTTCTGATCGTGTGCGCAGCATTGCCAAAGATGTGGGCCTTGCTTGCAAGACTTCTGAGACAGTACCACGGCCGGCATGA